The Candidatus Sericytochromatia bacterium genome contains the following window.
TCATATGACCTTCGCCCGGAAATCGTGGCGCTGAGTCAAGTCAATTTGCGTTTGGCGCGCGCGGGAAGTTCGCCCCAGAAGTGGCAGGCCAGCAGCAGCGCCAAGGCTTCCACGGCCACGGCCACACCCAGGTGATGCGTGGCGCGTGCCGCGAGCACGAGGGCGCCTGTCATGACCAGCGCGATCGGCAACGTTTGGGCCCCGGAGATCACCCGGCCATGTCCCCCAGGGAAAGGCAGCTGGCTCAGCCTGCCATTGAGTCGAGGCAAGCACAACCAGAGTCCCGCCCAGGACAGCAAGCCCATCAGGAAGCGCCAGCTCCACAGCTGGGGGCCGTGTTCCCGGGTCAACTGGGCCAGGGCATCTTCCTGCGTACCGGCGAAGAGGCGGTACATGCCCACGCCATCCCGTCGGTGAGGCGTCAGGCTGCCCATCGTCTCGAGTTCGCCATAGACCGTGACGGTTCCGCCTGGGGCGTAGGCGGCATAGCCGATGCGCAGATCTCCCACCTCGGGCTGCCGGGGATTGGCCTTGGCCAGGTAGAGCTTGTCCTCGAATACCTCCCCTCCTTGGGTCTGAAGGGTGCTGATGCGCAGGGGCTCCAGGCGTGGCAACAGCAGGCGCGTCAGGTCCAACCGCAGGCCCGACACGCTCGCTTGCTCCACCAGCAGGCTGCGCGCCGTTAAGGGCAGCGGCGGGTTCAGGTGGTCGGCAGGGAGGCGAAAGCGACGGCTATCCGCGGGAGAGGCCGTCCAGACTTTGATATAACGAGGGAGCACCTCGGACCTATCCTCCGTCTCATCCTCCAACCATTGCTCCTCCCAGGCATACATCTCCACGCTGCGCAAGAGCTTCAGATAGTGTCCGGGCGCGAGGAACTCGTCTCCGATCAGTTGGGGCGTGTCGATGATCCCGGTCGCCGCCACGAACTGCCCCACCCGGTCGCCCGAGGGGGCATTGGCGGCCATCGCGTGGGCCGTCTCCGCCAGCGCCGCTTCGTTTGAGATGGTTTCATGCCGGTAGGCCAGCGCCACCGCACTGGCCACCAGGACCAGGCCCAGCAAACCCGCCAGCAGGCTGCTGTGGAGGCGAGCCAACCAGGTCGGGCGAGACCCGGGCCGTGGAGCGGGGGAAACAGAACGCAAGGACTCGAAACCAAGGGACGGTGGCGCGGGGGGGGCGCCCTGGCGATCGCGCGTTTGGGGGCGGGCAAGCCAAAGGGACGCCGGCTTTATACCCGGACGGAACCGCCTATGGGCGGGTGATGGGCGGCTGGGGCGCTAGAGCATCTGATAAGGGTCCAGGTCCAGCGTGAGCCTGACGCCTGCGTGGGCGGCCAGGGCCGTGGCGCGTCGGATGGCGGCACGATGAGGTTCGAGGTCCGTGCACTTGAGAAAGATCTGCTGGCGGTGCAGGCCCCGCAGCTGCGCCAGCGGGGCTTCGTGGGGACCGAAGACCTCGGCCTCGGGAATCTCGCGCAGGCTGGCGGCCACGCGCTCCGCCACGCGTTGGGTCAATTCGCGGTCGGCGCCTGCGGCGATCGCCACCGCCAGCGCACAGACCGGTGGCCAGCGCAGGGCCTCCCGGTCCGGCCATTCGTGATGGAAGAACCCCTCGTAGTCGTGCTGGGCGGCCGCCTGCAAGGCCGGATGGTCCGGTTCGTAGGCCTGGACCACTACCCGGCCTGGCCACTCGTGGCGTCCGGCCCGCCCCGCCACCTGGGCCAGCAGCTGAAAGGTCCGCTCGGCAGCCCGAAAATCAGGCAGGTTCAGGGCGGCATCGGCGGCCATGACTCCCACGAGGGTCACCCGCGGAAAGTCGAGTCCCTTGGCCACCATTTGCGTACCGATCAGGATGTCGTGCTGGCCGGCCCCGAAGGCATCCAGCAGGGTCGCATGGCTGCCTTTGCGGGAGGTGGTGTCGCGGTCCACCCTGACGATGCGGGCCTCGGGCAGCAAGCGCTGACAGGCTTCCTCGATCTGCTGGGTTCCGGCACCAAAATGCCGGATGTAGGGCCCATGACATTGTGGGCAGGTGTCGGGTACCAGGCTGCGGGCATCGCAATAGTGGCAACGCAGATGGGCCGGATTCTGGTGGTGCGTCATGGCCACGGCGCAACGCGAACAACGGCAGGTGTAGCCGCACTCCCGGCAGAAGACGAAGGAACTGTAGCCCCGTCGGTTGAGCAGCAAGATCGCCTGTTCCTGCCGGGCCAACGTTTCCCGGAGCGCATCCGTCAGCGCTCGGGAAAAGGTGCCGCGATGTCCCTGGCGCATTTCTTCCCGCATATCGACGATCTGCACCGGAGGCAGGGGGCGATCGCCGACCCGACGGTGCATGCGCAACAGGGTGAGCTGTCCCGCGCGGGCGGCCGCATAGGACTCGAACGAGGGCGTGGCACTACCGAGAATGACCGTGGCCTGTTCCCGACGGCCGCGTTCCAGGGCCACCCGGCGGGCGTGGTAACGGGGGCTGCTGTCCTGCTTGTATGAACTTTCGTGCTCCTCGTCGACGATCACCACGCCCAGGTCCGGCACGGGAGCGAAGACGGCCGAGCGAGCCCCCACGACCACCCGGGCTTCGCCCGCGCGAATGCGCTGCCAGGCGTCGAAGCGCTCGCCATCGCTCAGGCCCGAGTGCCAGATCGTGACGGTGTCACCGAAGCGGTCTTGAAAGCGCCGGGCGGTCTGCGGCGTGAGGGAGATCTCGGGGACGAGGACGATCGCCCCACGCCCGGCCGCCAAGGATTCCGCGATCACGCGCAGATAGACCTCCGTCTTGCCACTGCCGGTCACGCCGTGCAGCAGGAAGGCCTGGCCCGCCGGGGCGTCCAGGATGGCCTCCAGAATGGCGGCCTGCTCGGGTGTCGGCACAGGGCCGAGCAGGCCCTTGGCCTGGACGGGGAGGTCGCGGCGCACGGCCCGCATCTCGAAGCGAATGGCGCCCTTAGCCGCCAGGCGTTGAAGGGTGGCGTTGTCGGTCTGAGCCAGCCTTTGCAGGGTGGCGGTCGGAAGGGCCTCGCCCGCGCGGGTCAGCAGGTCTGTAATTTCGGCCTGGCGTGGCGTCAGGTTCAGGTCCGAAGGGGGCGGCGCGAGCACGGCAAAACGTTGCATCCGCGCTTTGCCCGCAGGAGCCACCAAGGTGGTCTGGATGCGCACCAGGCCTTGACGCCGCCAATCCGCCAGCACCAGCTGGGCCCGTCGCGCAGCTTGCTGCAGGGCCCCCAAGGGGACCCCGGACGGGGCCGAGAGAAGCAAGTCGGCCAGCTTCTGTGCCCCCGGGGCCGAGTGGGCCAGTGCTGCCCGCAGGGCGTCGGGCGAGTCCGTCAGGTGAACCACCCGGCGCACCCGGGTGAGGGTGCCACGGGGCATGAGGGCCTGCAGAACGTCCGCCACTGGCGCAAGGGTCGTTTCCGCCAACCACGGCAACAGGTCGCGAATCGTCGCAGGGAGGACTTCGCCCGCCACAACGTCTTCCAACGCTCGCGTGCGACCGCTGGCCGGGGCGGCGTCGTGCAGGGCGACGATGTAGCCACCCACGTGCCGTTGGGAGCCAAATGGCACGATGACCGGCGTGCCAGGTCTCAGCCGGCCGATCCAGGCCTCTGGAATGGCGTAGGTGTAAGGGCGTGGGTCTGCCAGCGTCACTCCATCGATCCAGACATCGGCGAACCGAGCCGGCGAGGGCGATGCGGAGGCGTCCGAGGGAGAGGAGGAGGTCACTTCGCTCAAGCGGTTTCATTATGCCACGGGGTTGGGCGCACCGGGGGAAGATAGGTTGACGTCTAACTATTAGGTGTGAGAATGTAAAGTGTCTCAATAAATGAGAGCTCAGCCAGTGGCCATCGGCGCGCCTTGACGGCGCGGAGTGGCACGGAAAGGCGCAGCGTGTCCGTGGAGCGATGTCCGTGTTTCACCTTGGGGCTGGCCCATCGACGGGTCCAGCGCTTCTTCGAAGAGGCCTTGTCGCCTCTTGGCTTGACGGTGGCGCAGGCCCACGTGCTCCACGCCTTGTTCAGTCAGGACCAGCGCCAAGCCAAAGACCTGGCGCGTGAATTGCAGGTGGATGCGGCCACTTTGACGCCGATGCTGGACCGGTTGGAACGCCTGGGTCTGGTGCGGCGTTGTCCGGATCCGCAGGACCGCCGGGCCACCCGCATTTGCCTGGAAGAGCGGGCCCATCGCCTCCGCCCGGCGGTGGAAACGACTCTCTCCGGGGCCACCGAGCGACTTGTTTCGCTGTATGCTCCCGACGAATTCGCCACGCTGATGCGCTTGATCCAGCGCTTGAACCTCGAACGATTGCCCCCCCTGGCCCCGGTGCTGTCGTCCGAAACGACCATCAGCCCGGCTGAAAGCAACCTGGAAAGGACCCTGTGATGAAGCTTTACAACCTTGAGCGCTGCCCCTATTGCAAGATGGTGCGCGACCGCCTGAAGGCGCTGAACCTCTCCTATGAAACGGTGGAAGTGCCTTCCGAGCGGCCTGACCGCCACGAGGTCTATGCGGTGTCCGGTCAGTGGACGGTGCCGGTCTTGATTGATGGGGAGCAGGTCTTCGACGATGAGGACAAGATCCTGGCATATCTCGACGCGACCTATGGGGCACCCTCGGGTCGCTGAGGACAGGGCGTCCGATTTCGGCACGGAAAGGAAGGGGCCAGGCGATGAATGAGCCGGAAGTCGCAGTGCGGGAACGCGCCCTCAGCGAGGCCAGCCACGCGGAGGCGGTCCGTCGGGCCCTGGCGTTGAATGCCCGAGCCGGGGAATCAGCGCTCTATGCCAACAATCAAAAGACGCTCCCGCCCGGCCGGCACACGGCGTGGCGCATTGCCCCGGAGCCCTATGCCCTTCCACCTGCGCGGGTCCGTGAACTCGAAGCCCTCGGGTCGCATCTGCTGTCGCTGATGGGGGCGTTGAACAAGCTTTATGCCGACAGCGTCAAGGGGCGTCAGCCTGCCTGGGTCCATCAGGTGCTTGACCAGGGCAAGCCGGAGGCCCTGGTTGACTATCAGCGGATGAATCGCTTCAAGAACCTCCTGCCGCGGGTGATCCGGCCCGATCTGGTGATCGATGAATCCGGGCAGCTGGCCTGTTGTGA
Protein-coding sequences here:
- a CDS encoding TMEM43 family protein, which encodes MRSVSPAPRPGSRPTWLARLHSSLLAGLLGLVLVASAVALAYRHETISNEAALAETAHAMAANAPSGDRVGQFVAATGIIDTPQLIGDEFLAPGHYLKLLRSVEMYAWEEQWLEDETEDRSEVLPRYIKVWTASPADSRRFRLPADHLNPPLPLTARSLLVEQASVSGLRLDLTRLLLPRLEPLRISTLQTQGGEVFEDKLYLAKANPRQPEVGDLRIGYAAYAPGGTVTVYGELETMGSLTPHRRDGVGMYRLFAGTQEDALAQLTREHGPQLWSWRFLMGLLSWAGLWLCLPRLNGRLSQLPFPGGHGRVISGAQTLPIALVMTGALVLAARATHHLGVAVAVEALALLLACHFWGELPARAKRKLT
- the priA gene encoding primosomal protein N', with product MTSSSPSDASASPSPARFADVWIDGVTLADPRPYTYAIPEAWIGRLRPGTPVIVPFGSQRHVGGYIVALHDAAPASGRTRALEDVVAGEVLPATIRDLLPWLAETTLAPVADVLQALMPRGTLTRVRRVVHLTDSPDALRAALAHSAPGAQKLADLLLSAPSGVPLGALQQAARRAQLVLADWRRQGLVRIQTTLVAPAGKARMQRFAVLAPPPSDLNLTPRQAEITDLLTRAGEALPTATLQRLAQTDNATLQRLAAKGAIRFEMRAVRRDLPVQAKGLLGPVPTPEQAAILEAILDAPAGQAFLLHGVTGSGKTEVYLRVIAESLAAGRGAIVLVPEISLTPQTARRFQDRFGDTVTIWHSGLSDGERFDAWQRIRAGEARVVVGARSAVFAPVPDLGVVIVDEEHESSYKQDSSPRYHARRVALERGRREQATVILGSATPSFESYAAARAGQLTLLRMHRRVGDRPLPPVQIVDMREEMRQGHRGTFSRALTDALRETLARQEQAILLLNRRGYSSFVFCRECGYTCRCSRCAVAMTHHQNPAHLRCHYCDARSLVPDTCPQCHGPYIRHFGAGTQQIEEACQRLLPEARIVRVDRDTTSRKGSHATLLDAFGAGQHDILIGTQMVAKGLDFPRVTLVGVMAADAALNLPDFRAAERTFQLLAQVAGRAGRHEWPGRVVVQAYEPDHPALQAAAQHDYEGFFHHEWPDREALRWPPVCALAVAIAAGADRELTQRVAERVAASLREIPEAEVFGPHEAPLAQLRGLHRQQIFLKCTDLEPHRAAIRRATALAAHAGVRLTLDLDPYQML
- a CDS encoding MarR family transcriptional regulator — its product is MSVERCPCFTLGLAHRRVQRFFEEALSPLGLTVAQAHVLHALFSQDQRQAKDLARELQVDAATLTPMLDRLERLGLVRRCPDPQDRRATRICLEERAHRLRPAVETTLSGATERLVSLYAPDEFATLMRLIQRLNLERLPPLAPVLSSETTISPAESNLERTL
- a CDS encoding glutathione S-transferase N-terminal domain-containing protein, which translates into the protein MKLYNLERCPYCKMVRDRLKALNLSYETVEVPSERPDRHEVYAVSGQWTVPVLIDGEQVFDDEDKILAYLDATYGAPSGR